One window of the Xenopus tropicalis strain Nigerian chromosome 10, UCB_Xtro_10.0, whole genome shotgun sequence genome contains the following:
- the rem1 gene encoding GTP-binding protein REM 1: MCASRAPLRRRASTPLPCAHQNRQRGATPIRKLYSPSKAAGSAHCSGSLDSGVSDGRNEAHLRVVLLGDPGVGKSSLVAIFRREQDREAAEQQLEVFDCTLMVDGKETTLLVMDTDERNMKKAIESSDSPMRLGNAYIIVYSVTDRASFESASELRIQLRRTRQAENIPIILVGNKTDLVRSREVSVEEGRACAVVFDCKFIETSAVLQHNVQELFEGMVRQIRLRREGADTAEGFRMQSQRKESLTKRARRFLDRLVTRNSRSSLKVHSRSCHDLSVL; the protein is encoded by the exons ATGTGCGCCTCACGAGCTCCCCTGAGGAGGCGGGCCAGCACCCCATTACCTTGTGCCCATCAGAACCGCCAGCGAGGAGCAACTCCCATAAGGAAGCTATACTCACCTTCTAAAGCTGCTGGGAGTGCCCACTGCAGTGGCTCCTTAGACTCAGGGGTCTCGGATGGGAGAAACGAGGCCCATTTAAGAGTGGTACTACTTGGAGACCCAGGGGTTGGAAAGTCCAGTCTTGTGGCCATCTTTCGAAGGGAGCAGGATAGAGAAGCAGCAGAACAGCAGCTAG AAGTGTTTGATTGCACCCTGATGGTGGACGGCAAGGAGACCACCCTGCTGGTCATGGATACGGATGAACGCAACATGAAG AAAGCCATCGAGAGCAGTGATAGCCCCATGCGCCTCGGCAACGCCTACATCATCGTGTACTCAGTCACTGATAGGGCCAGCTTTGAGAGCGCGTCAGAACTTCGAATACAGCTTAGAAGAACTCGTCAGGCTGAAAATATCCCAATAATCCTTGTTGGCAACAAGACGGACCTTGTCCGCAGCAGAGAAGTTTCTGTGGAAG AAGGTCGAGCGTGTGCTGTGGTGTTCGACTGTAAGTTCATCGAGACCTCTGCTGTCCTACAGCACAATGTCCAAGAATTGTTTGAGGGGATGGTGCGCCAGATCAGATTGCGTAGAGAGGGGGCAGACACAGCTGAGGGTTTTCGCATGCAGAGCCAACGCAAGGAGAGTCTGACCAAGAGGGCACGAAGGTTCTTGGACCGGCTTGTGACCAGAAACAGTAGGTCATCTTTGAAGGTCCACTCCCGATCCTGCCATGATCTGTCCGTGCTCTGA
- the rem1 gene encoding GTP-binding protein REM 1 isoform X1: MCASRAPLRRRASTPLPCAHQNRQRGATPIRKLYSPSKAAGSAHCSGSLDSGVSDGRNEAHLRVVLLGDPGVGKSSLVAIFRREQDREAAEQQLAEVFDCTLMVDGKETTLLVMDTDERNMKKAIESSDSPMRLGNAYIIVYSVTDRASFESASELRIQLRRTRQAENIPIILVGNKTDLVRSREVSVEEGRACAVVFDCKFIETSAVLQHNVQELFEGMVRQIRLRREGADTAEGFRMQSQRKESLTKRARRFLDRLVTRNSRSSLKVHSRSCHDLSVL, from the exons ATGTGCGCCTCACGAGCTCCCCTGAGGAGGCGGGCCAGCACCCCATTACCTTGTGCCCATCAGAACCGCCAGCGAGGAGCAACTCCCATAAGGAAGCTATACTCACCTTCTAAAGCTGCTGGGAGTGCCCACTGCAGTGGCTCCTTAGACTCAGGGGTCTCGGATGGGAGAAACGAGGCCCATTTAAGAGTGGTACTACTTGGAGACCCAGGGGTTGGAAAGTCCAGTCTTGTGGCCATCTTTCGAAGGGAGCAGGATAGAGAAGCAGCAGAACAGCAGCTAG CAGAAGTGTTTGATTGCACCCTGATGGTGGACGGCAAGGAGACCACCCTGCTGGTCATGGATACGGATGAACGCAACATGAAG AAAGCCATCGAGAGCAGTGATAGCCCCATGCGCCTCGGCAACGCCTACATCATCGTGTACTCAGTCACTGATAGGGCCAGCTTTGAGAGCGCGTCAGAACTTCGAATACAGCTTAGAAGAACTCGTCAGGCTGAAAATATCCCAATAATCCTTGTTGGCAACAAGACGGACCTTGTCCGCAGCAGAGAAGTTTCTGTGGAAG AAGGTCGAGCGTGTGCTGTGGTGTTCGACTGTAAGTTCATCGAGACCTCTGCTGTCCTACAGCACAATGTCCAAGAATTGTTTGAGGGGATGGTGCGCCAGATCAGATTGCGTAGAGAGGGGGCAGACACAGCTGAGGGTTTTCGCATGCAGAGCCAACGCAAGGAGAGTCTGACCAAGAGGGCACGAAGGTTCTTGGACCGGCTTGTGACCAGAAACAGTAGGTCATCTTTGAAGGTCCACTCCCGATCCTGCCATGATCTGTCCGTGCTCTGA